One window of the Camarhynchus parvulus chromosome 2, STF_HiC, whole genome shotgun sequence genome contains the following:
- the AKAIN1 gene encoding A-kinase anchor protein inhibitor 1 gives MVFAPGEKPGLEQDEVKLQIASKQIVQTAILRAVQQVSQESQQKEKRTNTGTSLQLERGKLTKKHEKK, from the coding sequence GTGAGAAGCCGGGGCTGGAGCAAGATGAAGTTAAGCTGCAGATTGCCAGCAAGCAGATTGTGCAGACTGCCATCCTCCGAGCAGTGCAACAAGTTTCCCAGGAGAGCCAGCAAAAGGAGAAGCGAACAAACACTGGTACAAGCCTCCAACTAGAAAGAGGAAAACTAACTAAGAAGCATGAAAAGAAGTAA